In the genome of Brachypodium distachyon strain Bd21 chromosome 3, Brachypodium_distachyon_v3.0, whole genome shotgun sequence, the window CGTGTGCCATCCCAAGATCGCCGATCGCTACTCCACGTAACAGCGAAAGGCTCGGGCTACTACCTCATCCTGACCCGGCAAGGATCCCACAGGAACCAATGCCTCAACAGTAACTACGGCGCGCCCCACAAGTCATGAGATCATGCTTGTTATACAACAGAAAGCTACCATGGCTACCACAACAGAATATCTCACCGTGGCAGGAACGCGGCAAGGCTGGGTTTACTACTAACACCCCAGGTGTTACAATCTCGGAAGCACCAATACGGCCGGACCTTCCGTGTCGCCATGCGGGACACGGCCACACGGTGACACGCCCCGACAGGCGCCGAGTGCGCCCAAGTGTCCCTagaattttgaattttaaaataaaattaaaaaattcgGGACAATGTACGTGGGGGATCCGGATGCTCAACAATAAAAAACTAACCTGCAAGATCAGGGACCATACGCCACCACCATGACCTAACTCAAGCACTCCTACAACGTTGTGcctgctccgccgctgccgctggaTGCGCTGCCCTCCGACCTCCAGCGTCCAACCCCGGAATCTGGCAGCAGGTAACCCACAAGCTTTTCCCTCTGGCAGAGCGCTCTGGCCGAGCGCACGATGGCCAGAAAAGATCCGCCACGGAAACATCCTGCTgccggcatctctctttggTCAGTTGCGGGTGCGACTGTGCGGTAGCTGGTCTGGTGCATCCGTGCGTGGGGAGTGGGGTAAGAACGGATGGGGAACTGCCAAACTGGAGAATGCAGACGGACGGATGGTGGTTTGGGCtgactcaaaaaaaaaaatgtggtggTTTGGGCAGTGGTTGAGTGGGCTTCGGCTTGGGTAAAGCATTTGCTGTCTGGGCCTATCGCATAATGGAGATGGTTGTGTGGGCACCTGTTTTGTGTGCGCCTGCTGATGCCCAATGAggctttattttgttttacatATATTCGCCGTGTCCCCATATGTGTGTCGCCGTGTCCGTGCAATGTAGGTTACAATGACAACATGTTTACTCTGAATTGATTCAGAAAGATTAATTTATAAGTATACTGGATCTCAAATTGTTAGCCATCGATCGAAGATAGCCTGCTCATTGTTCCAAGTTTCCAACAATATGTAACCACAGTTTTTTCGGATTTCTTTTAAAACTTCCGTGCAAAATCCACTCTCCTACTTTTCTCCTCACCACGGTGGCACATCAGCTGATCAGCTCCAGTTCTATTATTTTTAGAATTGCTTTTGATGTCTTCTCCACTTCATTGGCTTTCTACATAATTTACTATTACTACATCAAGTTTAATTTTCCATACCATCTCCTGGGTCAATAATCTAACTATTCCAAGTTAAGAGGATAACTCTGTTAGGTCCCTTAGTTATCCAGTTATGTCATATCGACACAGGAGACCTATAGCTGCTGCAAGCGAACTGAAGGTGGAAATTAGGAGGGTGTGGGTTTAGTCAGCTCGCAACTAGCAGCATTGCAGCAATACTTAAGCAAGCAGCCAACCCTCAGGCATGCAGCAGTTAGGAGTTAGGGGTTAAGCCCTAACGCGCTAGGACGGTAGTAGGTGATAAAATCTTCTCCAAGCAAGTTATCTTATTCCtcaatccaaaaaaaaaaatcttattcCGAAGTAATAGCAGCCTATAAAGGCCTGGTCCTGTGTTGAATAAAGTAAGCAATGAATCATGAGTTTATTTCGTATTTCTTAATAGTTTAGCCTAGTTATCCTTGAATGATCGAAGCTCGTTCCAAACTCAGCTTATTACTAGAGATGGATTGAGACTATCATGAACATAACACAAAGCAATCAATTGCAGAACCAAATATctattaaaacaaaagaataaacGAGGCAGTTacaattttgaattttcaaaAGGTAAAGATCAAAGTATACCTCTAGTTTGTAACCTGCAAATGCACCAGGGAATTTCTCTGCCATGATTTCCATGGCAGCAAGAAAAGCAACAACCTAATAAGAAGTTAACAGTGTTAATAAGGATAGATCATATGCAACGACCAGGTGATGAAAAATATTGCACCTGCTTCCCCATTTGTGGGGATATCACAGCATAAACATTTGCATCATGCACACTTTTGTTCAACAGTTGCCTATTTCCACCCGTTGTGCCCATTACAAATGGCAAGCCAAGTTTACAGTAAAGTTCAGCATTGGCTGCATGACAAGTAACCATCAATACCAGCAAGGGTTGCAAGCACATTATGTGCAAACAAAGAACATCAAAGCATATGCAGAAAAATTGCTTGCCTAATCATAAGTAAACAATCGTAATAGATGCCTTTTTAGACATGGGCACAGTCTGCATTATGCAGCCTAGACTCTCACTTTTTGAATAATATGTTAGtaaaaataatcaaatatTTATTCATGGCATATCTAAGGGTACCATTTCTACCGAAACCATAGCAGACTGCAAGCTTTCTAAAGCATAATCAATATCTGGACCAAGATAGTATTAGTAAACAGGCTGGCAGAGAGAATCATTAGTCACGTCCTGTTTTGTCCCAATCTACTTCTGGTACAATGACAGTGTCAACTGAGAAATACCATCCTCTAAAGTCTAAAGCAGGTATTCCTGTTTTCTTCTATAGAGTGGCAAATAAAATAATGCATGTCAAAAAAGGAATATAATTTAAcaactccctccgttcctaaatacggagtataagatattctagctttgtcctaagtcaaacatCCTAAAGTTGGACCAAGTATAAAAacatctaccaacatctacaactctaaattagagTTATTAAATCCTtaatgatatatatcttcatagtatacttatttgatctTGTAGATAttaatacatttttctataaacttggtcgaACATTAAGAAATTCGACTTAGTgcaaagttagaacatcttatatttaggaatagAGGTACTACCACTTAATGAGATATATGCCTATATTGACTATGCTCGGGAAAGTACTGACAGTATCTGGGAATCAGTTGAAACCTATTCTCTTGTGTGTAGAAGAAATTTAGCCTCTAAATGGGATAGGAAATGTTCAATATTATTAACCAACACTTTTTGGCTAATAGTTAGGGATTTAAGTGTTTACAATAGTACAAAtggaatttattttttaaatggaGTACTGTTTTTGTATCTAAGGGGATAAAACACTCAACTCTCCAGTAGAAATTACTACTGTATTTGCTTACCATTAACGGCATCAGGCACAGTGTAGTCAACAACTATCAAATCTGGGTAGTCCTTCACAATGGAACAGAGAATACGTTCACTTTGAGATGGGTCATGAATATGAATCTCTCTGTTGCAGATGTTGACCTTTCCACCAGGAACCTCCATTGCACTGAATGATACAGGAACTAATTGAAGACCAGCAGAGACAGCTGCTTCAGCAACAGCCTTCCCCATTTTCCCTGTGCAACTATTCACCTACACAATGTACAAAAACAGAACTATTCACCTACACAGATAAATGTAGGGGTACTGAGTGAAATATAATGAGATGACATGGAAGTGCTTCTCCTGATATCTGGACAGTATTAGCAATTCAACTGAGTTTTGCTGAAATACTGGAAGTAATTGCTGGTCTCAGGTTTATCTTGAAATTCAAGTACTAAGATAATGCTTTTGTTGGATCGATAAATCCAGTAATGCCAGATCAAAACTACTAGAGAAGATTCTAGGCAAGGAAAAGAATTTCAGGTAAGCTGGATAGAATTCAGGATATGCTGTGCATTCCATTaagaatatatatgtataaCATTGAAACAGAAAGAGGGTAAAGCAAACAGCAACCACAAGATATGCAGTGTATTCCATTAACCAAAGTAAATGAAGCGATCTGACCGTGCGCACAGCAACTCAGCAAGTGTGTGCGGCATGCGCACACAGGGGGGACAATATTTTGGAGCTCCAATTTTTTGCCATGTTCactagttttgttttccattTGTTTGCTCTCAGCCTCCTAGGCTTGTAAATACTTCTCTACCTTTTCAATATAAATGAGACGCAAGGCTTTTGCATTTTGTcggattttttttgccaaaccTAATTAAGTGTACTAGCCAATTTTCAAGTACCAAGTCATATGTCAGTAAACTAATTCAGTCTGTTATACTCATAAGCTTTTCCATCTTATACACTGCATGCACTTCTCTGTCCCTTATCTTCATTTCTCCTCCCGGACATACAAGGCACACATCATGTTGAGACTTGAAAACTATACTACTCATATCTCCTAGTATCATGTAAGGTGCTCTAAGAGAAAATATAGCTAAGTCACCAAACATTCACATAAAAgttatcccttttatgcaaGGCAatgtatcaggtgaaaaccacTATTCTGTAAAAActtgaaaattttaaatccTAGTCATTAGATCTCAAATAAAAAGACCAAATGAACTTAATAATTAAACGTAATTTTATGGAAACACCCGGCGGTGGACTCATGAATAGAGGTCTAGGGTTTTTTTCATAGAATGTGTTACAGTGATTGGAGGTTCCACCTTTTCTCTGATCCGTTTATTTGAGATCTAATGGCTACTATTGAAAGTTTTAAATTTCAATAAATATAGATATTACatatttttctacaaacttggtgggacaaagctagaatatcttatatttagaaacataGGTAGTATGTTATTTCTATACTATACACAACAGACAACTTAGGTGAGGTCGTTAGCTACTTAGCTCGAGTGGTACCACTCGAGGCCTACAGCCATGTCCCATGCATGAATCATGCTTCGACGGTCAACCTCGTGTTTCCAGAGTAATATTCAAGAAAAGAGGGGCTGACCAGTTTGATCAAGCTTGGTTTCTGAATTGTTTCAAAGAAGACCTAGCAGACAAACCATAGTTTCACTAACTGAAACCAACACATATACAGGGGCAATCCAAGTGTAGAAGTGGAGCCCGTGGAGCTTTTATTCTGGTCTTCCCCTGCTGAAACACTGGTCTGTTCTGGTTTAAATAACCTTACTACCAACTGAATATCAGATGTCAACTTAGTGTTGTCCCTCATGGAGTACCAATATAACTCCGATCTCAACTAAATAATCTCTGTTGAATTTGCTAAAGCCAACTGTTTTAAAATTAATGCTCCGTACAAGCAATGTAAAGACCCATTTCAAAAATTAAATATGGAGGTGTCACATCGGTAAACAAACACAATTCTAACATTAATAGCGATCATCCATGCAGTAAAGTGTAATTTCCAAAGACCAGTGCTTAATGAATTCAAACCTTTAAGTGGACATCTCATATCCTTCTCAACAGAGAGCTACAAATTCTTCATAATATTACTCTGTACAGGATTAAATCAATTACaaagttgaatttttttatgtcaTTTTGCTGCCGACATTGCGGAAATGTATGGTGCTGCTTGTCCAACTCGTCAGGCTCAAATTAACCCTACAGTACAAACTTTCCATTGACAgataaatataaatacaataaactaaaaactactccctccgttcaacaaaagatgtctcaagtttatcaaaatttggatgtatgtagacatgacttagtgtatagatgcattcaaatttggtcaaacttgagacatactttgttggatggagggagtaataaatatacggagtacaactTAAATCCTGAATCCACAACCATCAAAGAGCCTAAAGAAGCAACCGTACCAGTATCGGGAAGGTGAGCGTGCGAGGCGCCGCAGTTATGCTCTCTACACTCTGGCTGGCGACGGCGTTCCTAATCGAAAGCATCGCCCCCGACAGCCGCCGCGTTGGCATCGCTGTGCCGATTGGAGCACGGAATTGCGGGGGCGGGCAGACTGAATGCCGCTGATGCGCGGCCGCTGCTGGGTGAACTTTGAAGGTGGCGGAGAGCATTTGTGCGGGGTGGGGAAGACGGAGACGGCGTAGGAGGAGCGAAAGACCGTAAACCTTGGTGCGCGGCACTGATGGAATGCGCCTGTGAGTCTGAAACTAGGGTTTACGGTATCGTGGTATATTGGTTTTTAGGACTAATAAGGTGACCTCCGGGACCACCGTTTTTAGGTCCGCAAAGATGCATTTCTACCGGATTTGCGTCCCATGGACCGAGAAACAGCCCGATTCTCCAACCTGAGCGTGGCAATCTCGTCCTGTGCTACCGCAAGCTGGCGCTCGGCACGCCTCAAGCGGATGTAGGTCACCTCGACGACATCTGAAGCATCCATCCTTTTCGTAACACAACTGCTTATCCACTGTGTTTAGTGGATCTCGACTCAAACCTACGGCTGACTACATATAGTCCGCCGTAGCCTCGAGGGCTACTTCTCATCTGAAGCATCCATCCTTTTCGCAAGACAACTGCTTATCCATTGTGTTTAGTGGATCTCGACTCAAATCTACAGCTGACTACATATAGTCCGCCGTAGCCTCGAGGGCTACTTCCATCGGGAGGACTCGGTAATCCGACTCAAACTCATATTCGAGTACCCGTGTTCGGCTCGGATCCAAGAATCGGCGACACAAAATACCTTTTTCAACCAATAGTGATCTTCATTAACAAAACATCCACAGGAGATACACGGTTACAAGGTTACAATTTAGAGTCCAGTTATTACTGGAAACAGTCGCAACCAGACTGGaaggctactcccaccgggagcgctggcGCGCATCCTGTAGAATCTATTCTATAGTCCTACAACTCAAGCTACTGTCGGCGTGACTCCACGCGCTTCAAgatgagctcctcctcggctaCATCCCGCCACTGGATCATATGCACAGCTATTGCCCGCACTGCTTCAAAGTGCGGCCGCATGTCATATGCCTGACCAGGTACAACTGGCAAAGTGGCGACTCACCGGAGGTCTAGGTCTGGATAATTGATTCGAACGAAAGAAAGCACGATTTTGGCACCCTTCACCGGCTGAAGACATATCAGCTCCTTCATCTTGTCTCCACTATGGAACTTGTCCATTAATTTTCCCAGATTTGGAGGTGCATCTTCTAACGGCAAGAAGGCTCGATGAGTCAAAACTAGCATATCCCTGCACGAAGCAAAGTACCTTCTGACCTGTTCGACTCAGGTCGCGCAGCAGCATTAGATCATGACCCCTTGATCGGTTCGACCAAAACGACGAGCGGTTGATGGTCTGACGAGCATTTAAGGCATTGTTCACTCTATCTTGTTCAGC includes:
- the LOC100834116 gene encoding probable 4-hydroxy-tetrahydrodipicolinate reductase 1, chloroplastic — protein: MLSATFKVHPAAAAHQRHSVCPPPQFRAPIGTAMPTRRLSGAMLSIRNAVASQSVESITAAPRTLTFPILVNSCTGKMGKAVAEAAVSAGLQLVPVSFSAMEVPGGKVNICNREIHIHDPSQSERILCSIVKDYPDLIVVDYTVPDAVNANAELYCKLGLPFVMGTTGGNRQLLNKSVHDANVYAVISPQMGKQVVAFLAAMEIMAEKFPGAFAGYKLEVMESHQATKLDISGTAKAVISCFQKLGVSFDMNEVNLVRDPQEQLAIVGVPEEHLSGHAFHNYHLTSPDDTVAFEFQHNVCGRSIYAEGTVDAAMFLHKKVQSGASKKLYDMIDVLREGNMR